The following proteins come from a genomic window of Geomonas sp. RF6:
- a CDS encoding metallophosphoesterase family protein: MSVRFIHTSDIHLGKTYRSSGCEAERYRDFFHVLSGIVADAVAEKVDFVLIGGDLFHTGQILPRTFARTIETLQPLRDAGIPCVAVEGNHDWIHRRDSVSWMEALSQLGYIRLLRPARTEAGGYRFDTFDAETGSGGHIEIAGVNIYGQGYVGSQAGAHVERICEAITTSRNILLFHVGIWSYSPVEIGNMHPDEALPLASCFDYLALGHGHKPYLVHTPEGRPFAFNPGAPECVNFGEERYPKGYYLVTLQPCGTAEHQFRETSPRPMIVSSIDLDGADCVETALSRLTEQLQKKLAGRDDPRRLLLELRLSGRVRFHPFELGRERLKLAVESICDPLHIEVKNNLSLVARSGEGETVKKSLADIERDVLSELIAAKSSYQGREEELVRLCLDLRDRVLKGDVEGEELLGLLSNGRTNGC, from the coding sequence ATGTCCGTTCGCTTCATCCACACCTCCGACATTCACCTCGGGAAAACCTACCGCTCTTCTGGCTGCGAGGCGGAACGCTACCGCGATTTCTTCCATGTCCTCTCCGGTATCGTGGCGGACGCTGTTGCCGAAAAGGTGGACTTCGTCCTCATTGGCGGCGATCTCTTCCATACCGGCCAGATCCTCCCCAGGACCTTCGCAAGGACGATCGAAACGCTGCAGCCGCTGCGCGATGCCGGTATCCCCTGCGTCGCGGTGGAAGGGAACCACGACTGGATCCACCGTCGCGACAGCGTCTCCTGGATGGAGGCTCTCTCCCAGCTCGGGTACATCCGCCTCCTGCGCCCGGCCCGCACCGAGGCCGGCGGCTACCGCTTCGACACCTTTGACGCTGAAACCGGGAGCGGCGGCCACATCGAGATCGCCGGGGTCAACATCTACGGGCAAGGATATGTCGGCTCCCAGGCGGGAGCGCACGTGGAGCGGATTTGCGAGGCGATCACCACCAGCCGCAACATCCTTCTCTTCCACGTCGGCATCTGGTCGTACTCGCCGGTGGAGATAGGCAACATGCACCCGGACGAGGCGCTGCCGCTGGCGTCGTGCTTCGATTACCTGGCGCTCGGGCACGGGCACAAGCCGTACCTCGTGCACACTCCCGAAGGCCGTCCCTTCGCCTTCAACCCCGGCGCTCCGGAGTGCGTGAACTTCGGGGAGGAGCGTTACCCCAAGGGATACTACCTTGTGACGCTGCAGCCGTGCGGCACGGCGGAGCACCAGTTCCGCGAGACGTCCCCCCGGCCGATGATCGTCTCATCGATAGATCTCGACGGCGCCGACTGTGTGGAGACGGCGCTATCGCGACTCACGGAGCAGCTCCAGAAAAAACTGGCGGGGCGGGATGATCCACGCCGGCTTCTCCTGGAGCTGCGCCTTTCGGGGCGCGTGCGCTTCCACCCCTTCGAGCTGGGACGCGAGAGGTTGAAGCTCGCGGTGGAGTCGATTTGCGACCCCCTCCACATCGAGGTGAAGAACAATCTCTCGCTCGTTGCCCGAAGCGGCGAAGGAGAGACGGTGAAAAAGAGCCTCGCGGACATAGAGCGCGACGTCCTTTCCGAGCTCATAGCCGCCAAAAGCTCCTACCAGGGGCGCGAGGAAGAGCTTGTCCGCCTCTGTCTCGACCTGCGGGACCGGGTTCTGAAGGGTGACGTGGAGGGTGAGGAACTCCTCGGCCTCCTCTCCAACGGGAGAACGAACGGATGCTGA
- a CDS encoding dienelactone hydrolase family protein, whose protein sequence is MRSVVWSFLFLLVAQTVEAKLVTKTVTYRQGGAVLEGYVAYDDSVKGKRPGILVFHEWTGIGPYVKKRVDQLAVMGYVAFAADVYGQGIRPATPEAAAKEAGKYKADRKLLRDRGRAALDELRKMPEVDPTRLAAIGYCFGGTAALELARSGAPLAGVVSFHGGLDTPVPADALNIRGKILVLHGADDPIVPHDQVVAFQQEMRLARVDWQMISYGGAVHSFTNPDSGNDPAKGVAYNQSADRRSWEHMKLFFSEIFRR, encoded by the coding sequence ATGAGATCGGTGGTGTGGAGCTTTCTATTTCTTCTCGTGGCTCAGACAGTGGAGGCGAAGCTCGTGACGAAGACGGTGACCTACCGGCAGGGCGGCGCGGTGCTGGAAGGATACGTGGCCTATGACGACTCGGTGAAAGGGAAGCGCCCGGGAATCCTGGTCTTTCACGAATGGACCGGGATCGGGCCCTATGTAAAGAAGCGGGTCGACCAGCTGGCGGTAATGGGGTATGTGGCGTTTGCGGCGGATGTCTATGGCCAGGGAATCCGCCCCGCCACTCCGGAGGCTGCCGCCAAGGAAGCAGGGAAGTACAAGGCCGACCGGAAGCTCCTCCGGGACCGCGGTAGGGCTGCCCTTGATGAACTACGTAAGATGCCGGAAGTCGATCCGACCCGTCTGGCCGCCATCGGCTACTGCTTTGGAGGAACCGCCGCCCTTGAACTGGCGCGAAGCGGGGCACCGCTTGCCGGCGTCGTCTCCTTCCACGGCGGCCTCGATACTCCCGTTCCCGCGGATGCGCTGAACATAAGGGGGAAGATTCTGGTGCTTCATGGCGCGGACGATCCAATCGTGCCGCATGATCAGGTCGTAGCCTTCCAGCAAGAGATGCGTCTTGCCCGGGTCGACTGGCAGATGATCTCCTACGGTGGCGCGGTCCACAGCTTCACCAATCCCGATTCAGGAAATGACCCTGCCAAGGGTGTAGCGTACAACCAGTCAGCCGACCGGCGCTCGTGGGAGCATATGAAGCTCTTCTTCTCCGAGATCTTCCGCAGGTAA
- a CDS encoding 4Fe-4S binding protein yields the protein MKKMRMARVSQLLFLFIFFALFVSTEYRGSDTVPAAINSFFRSDPLVLATYLAAARSFTWLLFPALLMLLFTALLGRFFCGWICPLGTILDLVTGRIRKSGPIQLLKGNFKYWLLLPLLFAALFRVNLAGLLDPLAILVRGLTFFLYPLIGDTARQGWVGVYRLIGARRDHIAPAYNLLHDYLLPFRETFYPLAFLSALMLGGIIFLERYERRNWCRNICPLGTLLGLLSRFSIFSRVPATLCDDCAKCKSACPSTFREGVQLKEECLLCLECVDWCRQRKAHFVLEPPRREGRPFLPERRVLIGGALSGFLLAGAFRFRSPEANARMLRPPGVKDEDEFLDKCVRCGECMKVCLKGALYPSVLHGGVGGIFTPMMIPRLGYCEYNCTLCGQVCPTAAIPSLPVEEKRRAVIGKASFDKNVCLPFAKKTNCIVCEEHCPMPKKAIQAETVRTTDLNGKPVELKQPYVVDDLCNGCGICENVCPLEGKAGIEVLAVHDKTPLKVAAGEAQQQEWADPYQ from the coding sequence ATGAAGAAAATGCGGATGGCGCGCGTAAGCCAACTCCTCTTCCTTTTCATCTTTTTCGCTCTCTTTGTCAGCACCGAGTATCGCGGCAGTGACACCGTCCCTGCCGCCATCAACAGCTTTTTCAGAAGCGACCCTCTTGTCCTCGCAACATACCTCGCTGCCGCGCGCTCCTTTACCTGGCTCCTTTTCCCCGCCCTCTTGATGCTCCTCTTCACAGCGCTCCTCGGGCGCTTTTTCTGCGGCTGGATCTGTCCGCTCGGCACGATCCTCGACCTCGTCACCGGCCGCATCAGGAAATCGGGGCCGATCCAGCTTCTCAAGGGGAACTTCAAGTATTGGCTGTTACTCCCGCTCCTTTTCGCGGCTCTCTTCCGGGTCAATCTCGCAGGGCTTCTCGACCCGCTGGCGATTCTTGTGCGTGGACTGACATTTTTCCTGTACCCCCTCATCGGCGACACGGCACGGCAGGGGTGGGTCGGGGTGTATCGCCTGATCGGCGCACGCCGCGATCACATCGCGCCCGCCTACAACCTGCTGCACGACTACCTGCTTCCCTTCCGCGAGACCTTTTACCCGCTCGCCTTCCTCTCCGCGCTGATGCTCGGCGGGATCATCTTCCTTGAGCGATACGAGAGGCGCAACTGGTGCAGAAACATCTGCCCGCTCGGCACGCTCCTAGGTCTTCTGTCACGTTTCTCTATTTTCAGCCGCGTCCCTGCCACCCTTTGCGACGACTGCGCAAAGTGCAAGAGCGCCTGTCCGTCGACGTTTCGCGAGGGGGTGCAGCTAAAGGAAGAGTGCCTCCTGTGCCTGGAGTGCGTCGACTGGTGCCGGCAGCGGAAGGCGCATTTCGTTCTTGAGCCCCCTCGCCGGGAGGGGCGTCCCTTCCTTCCGGAGCGCCGGGTACTGATCGGCGGCGCTCTTTCCGGTTTTCTCCTCGCCGGTGCCTTCCGCTTCCGCTCCCCGGAGGCAAATGCGCGAATGTTGCGCCCTCCTGGGGTGAAGGATGAGGATGAATTCCTCGATAAATGTGTGCGTTGCGGGGAGTGCATGAAGGTGTGCTTGAAGGGTGCGCTGTACCCCTCCGTGCTGCACGGCGGCGTTGGAGGGATCTTTACTCCCATGATGATCCCGAGGCTCGGATACTGCGAGTATAACTGCACATTGTGCGGGCAAGTATGCCCCACTGCGGCGATTCCGAGCCTGCCGGTCGAGGAGAAGAGGCGGGCGGTGATAGGGAAGGCTTCGTTTGACAAGAATGTCTGCCTCCCTTTCGCGAAGAAGACAAATTGCATTGTGTGCGAGGAGCACTGTCCGATGCCGAAGAAGGCGATTCAGGCCGAGACGGTGCGGACGACGGATCTGAACGGGAAGCCGGTCGAGCTGAAGCAGCCGTATGTAGTGGACGATCTTTGCAACGGGTGCGGGATATGCGAGAACGTCTGCCCGTTGGAGGGTAAGGCAGGGATCGAGGTGCTCGCGGTGCATGACAAGACGCCGCTGAAGGTGGCGGCCGGGGAGGCACAGCAGCAGGAGTGGGCGGATCCGTACCAGTAA